The following proteins are encoded in a genomic region of Triticum dicoccoides isolate Atlit2015 ecotype Zavitan chromosome 1B, WEW_v2.0, whole genome shotgun sequence:
- the LOC119311329 gene encoding uncharacterized protein LOC119311329 gives MDKVLAFSILSASPADIAAGAGAGASWARFSWQGRKLQDDGQARAGQEGKQGGPPSEAEQQPDKGRSPTLRPRFAPEFDGIDCFETIVCH, from the coding sequence ATGGACAAGGTGTTAGCCTTCTCCATCCTGAGCGCGTCGCCGGCCGACATcgcggccggcgccggcgccggggcCAGCTGGGCTCGGTTCTCCTGGCAGGGGAGGAAGCTGCAGGACGACGGCCAGGCCAGAGCAGGGCAAGAGGGGAAGCAGGGCGGTCCACCGTCGGAGGCGGAGCAGCAGCCGGACAAGGGGAGATCGCCGACGTTGCGGCCGCGGTTCGCGCCGGAGTTCGACGGGATCGACTGCTTCGAGACCATCGTGTGCCACTGA